CGGCAAAAATAGAACCTAAGACAATCCAAACAAAGGCCACAGGTCCCCACAGGGCACCCATGATGGGTCCAAAAATTGGGCCTAACCCTGCAATGTTCAGCAACTGAACCAGACTGGCACGCTTCCATTCCATCGGAACAAAGTCTACGCCGTCCTGTTTGGCATAAGCCGGACAAACATTCTTTTCATTCACACCAAAAACCTTTTCAACAAACTTGCCGTAAGTAAAATACCCGGCGATTAATAGTATAATTGCAGCAATAAAGGTAAACATTTCCCTTCCCTCCTTAACAAAGTAATTAGTAGCTTGACTACATAGTACTCCAAGGAGGCTGCGGTTTGTTTAAAACCTGCACAATTGGTCAAAAGGACTGCATAAGTTGTCAAAATGGATTTATGAAATGTTTTTATATACCCAACAGCCGCCGGATCTCTTTCATTCCGTTGCGGCTTACCGGTACCCTTGAGGAATCCTCATCCTGCATGACCAGTTGGTGTCCCTGAAAACCCGGCTCTATCCTTTCAATTTTATCAATGTTGACCAGAAAACTATAATGGGGGCGGAAAAATGGTAAGTCCCCCAACCTATTCTCCAGGGCCTGCAAAGTATAGTTAACAGAATAGGTTTTATCAAAGGTTTTAATCATAACCTCCCGGCCCTGACGACTGGCAAAAACAATTTCTTCTGGATTCAGTAACTTGATTAAATCCTCATCACTGACCGCAATCTTCTTTTGCAATTGGTTTTGCTTTTTATGACTTAGCAACCGCCGGAGTTTATCGATGGTTTCTGCCACTCGTTCCTCAGAAAATGGTTTCAAGAGATAATCCACTGCATTTACAGTAAAGGCTTCCACGGCATGCTGGTCGTAGGCAGTTGCAAAAACCACCAGTGGCGGCTCCACCCAGCGGTCCAACTGTCGGGCAACTTCCATACCCTCTCCATCGGGCATGGAGATATCCAGAAACACGGCATCCGGCCGTTCTTTCCGTATTACCTGTAAAGCCGATTGAACATCCTCCGCCTCAGCCGCCACCTCAATGTCGGCATGTTGTTTAAGCAAATAAATTAACTCATCCCTGGCCGGGGCCTCATCATCCACTACCACTACCCTCATGGTCAACCTCCATCACTGAGCAATCGGAATTGAAAATTCAACTCTGGTACCTGCACCGGGTTCACTATGAATGGAAAGACCGGCCTGGGGCCCAAATATACTAATGAGCCTGCTATGGACATTAATTAAACCAATCCCCCCATCACTTCTCTTTTCTGCCTTTAGCAGTTCTTCCACCCGGTCCCTCTCTATGCCTACACCGTTATCCGTTACCGAGATTCGCACTTGTTTCTCCTGCTGTACCGCCTCTATGATTATGCTGGAGTTTTCGGTGATTCTGGGGAAGCCATGTTGAACCGCATTCTCCACCAGAGGCTGCAGGGTTAAGGGTGGTATAACCACTCCGTGTAAAGTAAGTGGAATATTCATTTCAACCCTTAGTCGATGGGAAAAACGAGCTTGTACAACGGCTAAATAAGCCTCCACATGTTTTAGCTCCGTTTCCAAGTTAGTCCACTTATTCAAGGAGCTCTTTAAATTTTGCCGGATATAGGTACCCAGGTGAATGAGGACACTTCTTGCTTCATCTGGTTTGGTTCTAATTAAAGACACCACAGTATTTAAAGCATTAAAAAGAAAGTGGGGATTTATTTGAGCCTGCAAAGCCTTAATCTCCGCATCCTGGACCAACCTGGCCTGCTTCTCTGCTTCCCCCAGCTCCAGTTGGGTGGAAAATAGCTGTGCTAATCCCCGGGCCAACTCCACCATCAGTCGGTCCAGTTGCTGCCGCCGCACAGAGTAAAGCTTAAGGGTCCCCACAATCCCTT
This genomic interval from Desulforamulus reducens MI-1 contains the following:
- a CDS encoding LytR/AlgR family response regulator transcription factor; its protein translation is MRVVVVDDEAPARDELIYLLKQHADIEVAAEAEDVQSALQVIRKERPDAVFLDISMPDGEGMEVARQLDRWVEPPLVVFATAYDQHAVEAFTVNAVDYLLKPFSEERVAETIDKLRRLLSHKKQNQLQKKIAVSDEDLIKLLNPEEIVFASRQGREVMIKTFDKTYSVNYTLQALENRLGDLPFFRPHYSFLVNIDKIERIEPGFQGHQLVMQDEDSSRVPVSRNGMKEIRRLLGI